The sequence ACAAGAAATTGCAGAGAGGTAAGTTGTGTGTCCTTTCTGTCTGTCAAGCACTCTtatctaaaacattttcttaggCAGCTTTTGAAGGGGTTACCTGTCAAAGACAGCCTAGTATTAATAGGgtaaagtatatttttcttctgcaataaCAGCAGGAGGGTTGGAGAACTTAAAACAAGCAGGGGGAACTGGATAACAAGATTATATGTTTAGGTCTTTGGTTCAGATGTGACCCATGTCAGGAACCCCACTGAAAGCCATCAGAAGTTCAGAGCTTTCGTCTCGGTGTGAAGCGAGTTGACCCCTGGGAACTGTGTCTGCGTTATAACTATTATATACCCAGGCTGGCAGGGACTGGCTTCTGAAGCAGCATGCATCACTGTTGCTCAGGCTGTATCTGATACGTGAAATCTGATATTTATTATCCCAGATAACAAATACCATCTTGAGGATAACAAAAGCACTGCAAGTGTCAGAGCTATGAGACTGAATGAAAGTTGTGAAATGGAAATAGATGGTACAGAGCAATGCGTGttgtttctcatttgaaaaaaacagaggagTGAAAGTTGATATACATATAAAACAGAACCAAAGACTCTTGCAGGAACTGGAAATTGGTTCTGACTGTGCCTTGTGTGTCTCTAGGGGACGCCAATTCATCACTGAACACTTGCAGATGGAGGATGTCTCTTGCTACTGGGAGCATCTGTTGTCAGAATATTCCCAAGCCTTGACTTACAAagtgaaaaggaggaagaactACAGTGAGATCACTTCTGAATGGCCGAAAACAGAACTATAGagacttctctgtttttctcttcagctCAAACTGATCTCTCTGGAAATCTGAAGATCGGTGTATCTTCTTTCTTGTTCCCAGATTTATTATCCTTTGTACTAAAACTACAGAGAACAGCAACAGGCTAACTTTAAAATTGTTCCCATGCAGCCATGTAGTGGGACCCAGTTCTACTGTCGCCGTAAGAACATTAAGTAGAATGTTGGATTATGGCTATTTAGTGGCGTTGTTACGCTCGTGCCTGGAAGAGCATAGATAGCATTTAGGACTTTGTTACTACCTAAGAATGATCCTAAATCCCATTCAGTCAATGAGAAGCCTTTATGTTAAATTTACTGGACCTTTTGCCAGGTACTCTGTACTCACAGGCAAGGTAGTATCCGCTACGCTCAACTGGGAGATGCACATCTATTTTTGGCAGTGGTCAGTGTTTTCTCATCTGTGTGATGACACTTGGGATATTAGGAGTTCTCTGACAGAAGCAGGTACTGGGATTTGGGGTAGCCTTTTTAGATAGCTTAGAGCTTACTTTTCTGATGTTTATGTCAGGTTTTTAAAGAGGTTGATGGCAAGGCTTTGATGGGCTGTTAAGAGGACAAATCATCCTTGCACAGATAAATTACCTACCTCATAGGAGAACGTCTGGTGATGATAATGTTACCACAGTACTTTGTCTGAGTAGCAGACAGCCAAGCAGCTGAGATAAGCAGTGTTTGTCCCCTGTTGAGGGGGCAATGAGGTGGATGCATGGCCATGCAAAACTCAGCCCCTGTTAGCAAGCTCTCACCGGTCCGCTGGCCAGATGTCCTGGGACCCTTAAGAACCTAGAGAAAGTATACACAGAGGTAGATTCAGCtcttagttttttgttttgtttttgtttttgcccCAGATGTTCACAGATTCTCTGCTCTGATCCCCTTCTGCAatcttactgttttgttttttttattattattttaaaggggGTAACACCTCTGTTCACTTCAtcattctcttttcctcttttctttcaccCAACTGTTACGTTCCTTTTCTGATCTTCCTCAGTCTGGTTGAGGGAATGTCTTCAATCACATAGTGGCAGCTACTCGTTATATTATTCATTTTAAGTTCAAGTCATAGGTTTCTCAGGCTAACTGTATTTATGCCAAGTACAGGCTGCTCAGCTCGTAAGGAGTGCAGTTTCTAAAATGCTCTGTTGTCCCTGAACTGAGAGGCCTGGTAGGAAGCGCACATTCTCTGGCATCCAGACAAGCTTAGTTTCTCCTACTTACTGTTTGCTCAGTAATGTCAGAGCCTTGCATTAAAACAAGTTTTCTAGTGGCGAAGAGCTAGACTGCTGCTTCCTAGCCTGTCTGATCCCTTCCACTGTGAGCTGCTTGCCCTGTCGCTTTGGGATCactgctcctgtgctgcagcttgtCTGTATCAGCAGGGTCAGAGCGGCCACCGTCCCTGACATGTCCTTTGGATGTCAGTGGTCATCTGTCAGTTGAGCACAGTCCTTGGCACACCTGGCATGTGGGTGCCCAAGTCTGCAGAAGCTGAAGCAAACTGCTCCCACTGGCCTGAGCCAACAGTGGAAACAGCATGGGATCCCCATGTGGCCTCTGCATCCCAGGTGAGCTCCCTTGCTTATGAAGGGGCCCCACTGATGTCTTGGGAAACAGCACAGTAATGGAAGGGATGATAACAGCTCATACTTTTGTCTGTAGTCAGTTTGGATCAGAGAACACGCTACCAAGAACAGTAATGCTGAGTACATACACAACACGTATGCATTCGGAGGcctcagcagcactgccaaCCCCTGGTACAGGGAAATAACTGCCAGACCTATTAGTCAagcaccagctgctggagcagctcacCACTTACGTGACCACTGGCTGGGTTCTCCCAGCgggcaaagaaaataaattagagtATTAAAATAGCTTGGTTTCTGAGGAAAAGGGTTGTATAAGTGTGGAAGgggttttctggttttgtattcTTAGCCAATGAAGAGACAGCAGCCTGAGAAACTGAAACAAcaatgtatacattttttaaaccatttttaatGATGTGCTTTtggattaaaataaacaaaaatgaagtcttGTTGGATGCATCATTTCTTAATCAGAACTGTAAGAAAAGGTCTGGATAGCCCCCAGCTGTTTCACTGGAGAAGGTGAACCgtgtctttctgtttttttccttttcgaCAGCAATATGTAGGGTGTCTCAGTGGAATCTTAACTTCTGTCCAAGTCACCACTGCAAATCTTGGGTGATGTTGATTGAAAACTTTTTCTGGTCGACAGCTTGCACGGACTGGTCACTTctcagtgtgctttttttttttgctttactaGAACAGCCGTGACTAATTGATCCCTCTGTCTCCAGTCTTTGTAAACAGGATAAGGCCTGAAGTGGCAGGCATGTCCCTTCTAGAGGTGATGGGACCTCCATCAGGACTAGGATTTAGGTAAAGGATGGGGTGGGATGTGGAAGCTGTTCTGTGAGTATAGTACTTGTATTGCAGTAGTGCTGGAGAGCAACACTCCCCAGTTAGCCATTGCACAAATACAAGAATTTGTAACCTCACAACCAGTTAAAGCTGTAAGAAACAAACGGGCATAAACAAAAGCTGGCAAGAGGTTCAAAAAGCCATGGGCTGGATTTGAACGGCAGAGGTCTCAGCGTGCCAGCTGGCTAACTTCTGGGGTCATTAGAGTTTGAAAAATGCTGCGGACGACAGGGACCATGCCCCAAAGGCAGCCACCGGCAGCCCACCTGAACACGCAGCGGCGGCTCAGGCCCCGCGGACAGGCCGGCGGCCCCCTCACACAAAAACAGCCGCCTTTGGGCCCGTCCCCGTTCCCTTTCCGCCGCCtcgggggcgggcggcagccCGGGGACCGCCGCGGGGAcagcgccgggccccgccgtgccccgccgggcgggcagggggcgctgccgccgccccgggAGGCGCCGCGGCCATGGCGGACGGGTTCGGgcgcccgctgccgccgccgcagACGGGCTGGGAGCGGCTCCGGGAGCTGTGGAGTGGCGAGTgagggacggggcggggggacgggggcggccccggggcggggggagcctcTCCGggatggcggcggggcgggggggcgagGATTGTCCCGGTGCTGCCGCTCAGCCCCGGGTTGCCCGGCGGGAGGTGGCGTgaccgtccctgggggtgttcaaggagaggttggacctggcgcttagggacgtggtgtggtgggtgacagtggtggcagggggtggttggaccaggtgaccttgGAGGGCTTTCCCAACCCTAATGCTTCTGTGATTCGTGTCCTCGCAGCGATCAGCAGCAGTACCCGGAGGAGGTGGTGAACATCATCAAGTCGGCCTTCACTGGCGGCGTGGTCGGCTGGGTGTACGGCGGCGTGCCCGCCTTCCACCAGGCACGGAGGGCCTTCATCGAGCGCAGCCAGGGCGAGCTCTTCCAGAACCAAGCCGATGCGGTGGTACGGCACCTCgtgaccccagccccaggagatTTAACCGGGGGAACGGCACGGCTTGCCCCGAGGGATGCACTGGGCATCGCCCTGCCCTCACGGCATGGCACAGTCCCCTGCTTcctcaaggaaaggttgggcatgtTGGCCAAAGCCAAAGCCAGACGGTGTTGGGCCACTTGGCTTGCCTCTTGCAGGCACTGGCCCACAGAGCTAGCCACGAAATACAGTCATTTAGAGATGGAAAGCCATCTCCAGTGCCCAGACGCTCTCAGGGTGCTCACTGCCTGCCCTTCCTTGTGAGCAGGCCAGGTGCTGGTTACCTgagttatttggaaaaaaaaaaatctttaaaaatctgcCTAACTTTACATCCATCCCTATTTGGATGGGATCCCTGACTTAGCTTTCTGCACGGCATTGATATCAGGCTTTGTTCAGTCTTGCAGACTCTCCTATGTATCTGCACCAGTGCTAAGCACTTACACCACAGTCACGGGAAACGagaatttattctgtttcttgatatcaactgcaatatttttaatttttatgaaacttctttttattgcagcttttaaaaagcatcttATTGTCAAACTTACAAGTGCCCATGCTAAACTGTAGAGCTTGATGGTCCACTAACATTTTAACACAGAGGGTTATTATTTAcgtatttaaaatatatcaactcataataattaaaaactagTTTCTAGTTTGTCCCCTCTTCTCTGTTCCTCTCCTGTATCATCCTCAGAAAGCTGTTGCTGTCCCCCTCCAGATGTGTTGCAGCACCAGGATCAGTAAGATTAGTGCTGGTGAAAAGGAGCAGGTCTGTGACCAGTAACCTTTCTCCTCTCTCACTCTAGCAATCTGCGCATCGTGCGGGTCTCAGGAGTTTCATTCGCTATGGCTGGCGCTGGAGCTGGAGAGTAGCAGCTTTTGTGGCAATATTCAAGTAAGTGTTTTCTTAGTAGTAGtagtgggaggaaaaaatggcTTTAGTTTGAACATTAGCGGCAAGGAGCCTTCAATGTGTGCGGTTTGTTCGGAGACTCCTCATGACATCGTGAGGTTCAAAATGCTGTGTTAACAGTGAGTCTGACTGAGTCTGATTGATAAGGTGGAAGCATGAGGAGGATTTAAGCGTTTTTTAATTATCCCAGTGTTCTGATGAaccaacacaaaaacaaaacactgggAAAGCCCTTTTTGTTACATCTAATCCATACCATTATTGACTTGAACAGTGCTCTTCCTAGTACTTACTGGCTTATTTCTGCTTGTGCTTTATCTCTTCAGTTTGATGTATTTTCGCATTTTTCTCTGGGAGAGTATTACAGTGTGTTGGCTGTTCTGGAACAGCTTTCTATCCCACgctaatttttctcctttttgttatATCTGATTACTCCTAGTTTGTATACAGTAGCATTACTCACAATTCTTTGTACTTGTCCTTAAGTACTTGCAGATGATTGTCTTGTTGTTACGCAGTCATTGATCATCAGACGTACCATATGTGTGTACCACTTTAGTCCTTCAAATTTTCCTACACAAATAATGCACAGGTAGTGTTCCacttctctgatttttctccCCAAGACGTGTCAGTGTATTTCTGACAATACAGTGTCAAACTAGGCATGCTCTTCCAAATAAAGCCCTTTAAAACAAGCAATATCTCCTTCTCTGTCCTTGGGAAATGGTAAATATTCATGTAGTTCTAGACCTGTACTAACTGTATCTCTAGGTATGTTGTGTTCACGATCCCCTTTTGGTTTTCAAATACCAGCAATATTGACTAGCATTATTTCCCAGTAAGCTGGctttatatttttgtctttcttcctaGTTTTGTacctttctgtatttcttccttgGTTTCTATTGTGTTTTGTCTCCTTTTGCTGTGATATCTCATCTTAGGTTTCATTAGcatgctgtttgctttctctcaGGACTTTTGATTACTTTAGATTTTTCTGGACTAGACGTGCAACCTCACTGTTGTCCACCAGATGTCTCCCCTGCAATCAGAGCCATCGTCCTTTTTCACTACCCCTTTGTAGAAAGCTTTGAAGGGAGATAATTGCCACTCAGTGTTAATTGTTTCCATAAAGTCCAAGTTGAAGATTTTGTCCTGAAGTTGTGCGAATTTCaagtttcatgttttaaaaacagtttttaagcTTTACTTATACAAAGGCTAGGCTGCCATGACAGCATTGGTAAAGAGAGGAAGATTGCTCTTGACTTGTTGATGTCATGCAGAGGCTTGCTGATACACTGGGAAGGATGCGACTGCTGaactgagaacagagagtggTTTGGGGCTTAGTTAATGTTTTTGGAGAAGATGGTGTGTCTATCCTGGCTGGAAACCTCATGCTTAAAGAGAGGGTGACCCTGCTGATGCCACGAGTATGATTCAGCTCTGGTGTTACCTGTATAACTGACTGACTGATAGGACCTTTGCATTGCTCAGTTCCTTTTAGACTTGAATATATGAtggatttaaatatatatatataatttatttacaaaaagaaaaaaggaatatcCAAAATCCAGGTCTGGAGGTGGTACTCCCCTGCCTCTGGCTGTACAGCTGCATGCAGTGAAGTTACAGAAGTCAAGGCATTTGTGCTTAGTGTGTGCGCGCTCTGGACAGATTGGGAACAAGGCAGTTAGAAGCATCCTGAGGGTGGGCTTAATGAAATCCAGCTTCATTTCAAGCTGTGGTTTGCTACCTGCCCTGTTCACGTGTAGCTGCTGACTTCTGTGCCTTATCCTTCCAGCTCTGTGAGCGCCAGTCTGTCTGCGTACCGCAATAAAACCACCGTCGGTAATTATGCTACAGCAGGAGGTGAGACTGCTATATCTTTGTGTGCTTCTCTGTTTTGGAGCAGAAGTCGTAAACAAAATATCCTAAGCAGGAATCCATCTCTCTTGGGTTTCAGCAGGTCTCTAGCTTCTGGGGTTTGCTTCCTGTTCCGCTGAGTGCCTTTGTGACTTTGCTCAGCTGCTGTCTGCCAGTGTAACAGAGAGATATCAGTGCATTTCTGACATTCGGGAGTTCTGTGGTTATTAGTTCATCTTAAATACTTGTTGTAGTTTCTGTGTGAAAAATGCTTGCATGGCCTAAATGCAACATACAGCGCATAACCTGCTCTCGCAACCACCTCTTCAGCAGGGAAAGCATTTCTTATTTCCTCTCTTCATAACAGTTTGGTGTGCTGCTTGTAAACTACCATTTTCATGCCAAATTTTGCATGTCTGCTTTTGGCAACAGGGCTCCTGGTAAGTGACCTGCTTGTTGAGTTTTAGAGGCTTTATTGCCCTTGCAGTTGGGTGCGTGCTTTACTGTTCTTTTTTGCCTTACGTGGCAGCTGCTATTATTAGCTGCTGTTGaatagaaggggaaaaaagaggtgGGGAAATCATGCTCCAGCCAGGAGAGAACTCAGTTCTAATCTCACAGTTAACTTTGACATTTTAGCATTTCTTGGGGAGTCTTTCTGAAGAAGAAGGAGCTTCGTGCAGTGTTTTAGTGCAGAGAGCATGCAGATAAAGACCTGGGGAAGTACTGCAacagcagctcagctctggCTGTTAAAGTGCCTGCCTCTCAGGCTGCTGTGATTGTATGGTGAGGGGCCCTCCCATTGGCCACAGCGCTTGGTTTCTGCTCTGTTAAAAGTGGATGTCAGCTCATGGAGAGCAGAAATGAGGCAGAGCATCTCCCTCAGCAGGTCTGCCATGGCTGGTGAGGGGGCTGTTTATGGTTTCagtggttttgtggtttttagCCTTCACAGGAGCCCTCTTCAGAATGCACTTGGGCCTGCAAGGACTGGCCGGTGGCTTCATCTTTGGAACGGCCTTTGGGTAAGCTGTGACTGCCAGTGAGGGGCTGAGTCACGGTATGTGACTGGTACGGTAGGTGTTAGGTGGTGGCCTCCCACACCAAGCCTTGAATCATAGGTGGGTCTGCAGaagctttccttcctctcttgcCCCAAGgggctttctgtatttttcttgggACCTCAAGATGatgatttttcttccagatgtttaactgctttttttttctggatttatgttttgtttttctcggTAATGAGAACTCAGTAATAAGAACTCAGTGCATCTTTCTGCTGCTTGCGCTAACTACTACTAAATGGGAAACTATGAGGATGGTTTATAGAAGTGTCTTCTGTGTCCCTTCCTTGGCGTGGTCCCTAACGAGCCAATTGGTTGTGCACAGAACAGTTTGACATCTCTTTTAAGGATCTGAGTTGTCTGGAGTTGAAGGCAGGAGTGTAAGAGATGCTTCTGGGCTTCCTTCTCAGCATCATCAGCAACTGCTCCTCTAGCAGCTCCGAACCCAGAGCTGAACACCTGAGGGGTGTTGGATGACCTGATGGCAACTTCTGAACAGCGGGGCACCCTGGGAGCTGCCAGCCAGTAGGTTAGGAATCTGCGTAAAAATGGGAAACACAAGTTTTCATTCTCATTTCACTCAGTGAAAACACAAGTGCCTCCAGAGGCAGACAGAAGCTAAGCAGGGGTATGACTGCCTAAATTATGGATTAGGTTATGTGTAGCTGTTGTTTGGGCATGTTAAGACCTTTCACCCCCTTGCCTTAGGTGTGCCTGCTAGTGAGTAAATTCCAAATATATTATCAGAGGGGCTACAGTGAGTCACAGCTGAAGACAGGCTGCATTTGGTGACTGACATTAGAATAGAGTACCTTAGTCTGTGGTGTGATTTGAGTACTGGGGAAAGTTACGCTCCAGTGATTTGGTGGCTGGCCCCCGCATGCTCCTTTTACTGTTGCCGGTAAGTTATTACTAACGTGTGTCCCCTGGGTGACATTTgacttctctccttctttctccaggATCCCTGCAGGGGGCCTTATAGTGTTCATCCAAAAACTTGCTGGTGAGACCTTGCAGGAGAAGAGAAATCGTGAGCGCAGGGAGCAGTATGAGCAGAAGTTAGCAGAGTGGTAAGGGACAGTGCTGCCTGTTAAGTCTTTGGTTAGAAGTGTGTCTAGGTCTGTGTGGTTCAAGCATTGAGAGAAACCATGACATGCTGGGTTTTGTAAACCTCATTTCTGCTCTTTAATTTTTGGTTCGTTTCACGTCAGTCTGTGAACTGCTGATTTAACCTTTCCAGTGTTAGATGTTGTTGTTTACTTTGTAGCAAGTTTTGTTCAGAATTTATGCTCCCCACCCCAGTAACTCTGCATCCGTTTTTCGCTTTTAGGTGTCTGAGGAGACAAGCAGGACAGGTGGATGTGTTTTAATGCACATTAGCGTTTCTTTACCAAAATTGACAGAGGGTAGAACTATCGCTTTTCTTTCATGGCTACCTTTTCTCCATCCCTaatgggaagagaggaaaaaagaaggacAGCTTCTTGGGGAGAAGGAGCTGTGACACTGATTGCATGTAAAACTCATAAATTAGTGCCAGTTCTAGAAGAAACTTTTTAAGAGTTGGGATTCTGCAGTGATGCCTTTGTCAGGAATATGCTTGCGTTCTCTGTATCCTCTTTAGGCAGTCCAGGCTTAGTGTGACTGAAGTCTTGGGCCAAGTGGAAAGCAACACCCTGGAAGGACCGCAGATGGAGACAGCAAAAGAATCTAGGAGCTGCTGAGTCTTCCCCAAAGTCCCTGTGATAAGCAACTacaaagtattttgattttgcttATAAAAGTCTTCAATCAAGGGGTCATGGAAGTCTTCTGTGAATGCGGGTGTATCCATTGCACCTTGGAAAAAGCAGTTTgcccaaaacattttttgtggATGCACATCACTGCACAAGAGCTCGGGAAGGCCAAACCTCTTCCACTTCAGAAAGTGGACGTGTAGACTCTCCAGACTAGCAAGTGTCAGCTAGGTTTGGCTGTGGAtgagggcagccccagggcctcTTCTAGAACCTGTTTCACTGCTGACAGTGTCCAAGCCATTGGCGATGTAGAAATACTGAAGGTAAAGGAGCCTGTTAATAGTGCGGATGCTAAAGGTACCCCGATTCCAAAATCTGATCATTTTCTGGTGCGAGCTGTGCTACAGACAGCACCTGAAGACCTTGCTGTCAGCACAGCACGAGCAGCACCAGAGCGAGCGTTCCTCCTGCTCTCACCATCGCCTTCCCACACCTTGACTTTGCCTGGCAGGGACCGATTCTCTTTTGCTGATGGTGGTTTCTTCAGgctttttgcagaaaaacacGCTCGTCTCCTTGACTACTGAGGGTATTTCACAATCAGTGCTGAGGAAgggtggaggagctgggagagagaaggaaataccCTGAAAAAGACACGGTTTGGGTTGCTCAGTTAAAGTGTGGCTGAGAGGAGCCACAGAAAGgcccctttttt comes from Anser cygnoides isolate HZ-2024a breed goose chromosome 1, Taihu_goose_T2T_genome, whole genome shotgun sequence and encodes:
- the TIMMDC1 gene encoding complex I assembly factor TIMMDC1, mitochondrial: MADGFGRPLPPPQTGWERLRELWSGDDQQQYPEEVVNIIKSAFTGGVVGWVYGGVPAFHQARRAFIERSQGELFQNQADAVQSAHRAGLRSFIRYGWRWSWRVAAFVAIFNSVSASLSAYRNKTTVGNYATAGAFTGALFRMHLGLQGLAGGFIFGTAFGIPAGGLIVFIQKLAGETLQEKRNRERREQYEQKLAEWQSRLSVTEVLGQVESNTLEGPQMETAKESRSC